One segment of Actinomycetota bacterium DNA contains the following:
- a CDS encoding aspartate aminotransferase family protein translates to MGTQRELHARHNRVLPSWLALYYEQPIALVRGQGRRVWDAEGKEYLDFFGGILTTMTGHNVPEVVEAIREQAGRILHTSTLYLIEPQIELAEKLAELSGIPDAKVFFTNSGTEANDTAMLLATTYRRSNEVLALRNSYHGRSFAAVSLTGNRSWSPTSLGPLNVTYVHSGYRYRSPFGHLPDEAFTAACVADLRDLLNVATSGDVACMIAEPIQGVGGFVTPPDGFFGAMKDELDRHGILFISDEVQTGWGRTGENFWGYQAHGIIPDMITFAKGVGNGLAIGGVIARAEIMDCLNANSISTFGGNPLATTGALANLNYLLEHDLQTNALKVGQHLRSRIDHLADGYEIIGEVRGKGLMIGVELVRPGGTDPHPGAASHIMEEARAGGLLIGKGGLFGNVLRIAPPLSLTEEEADEGFDVLSDAVATTASLFERGDN, encoded by the coding sequence ATGGGCACGCAACGAGAACTCCATGCACGACACAACCGGGTGCTCCCATCCTGGCTGGCCCTCTACTACGAGCAGCCCATCGCTCTGGTGAGGGGACAAGGCCGGCGGGTATGGGACGCCGAAGGCAAGGAATACCTCGACTTCTTCGGCGGCATCCTCACGACCATGACCGGCCACAACGTGCCGGAGGTGGTCGAGGCGATCCGGGAGCAGGCGGGACGCATCCTGCACACGTCGACGCTCTACCTCATCGAGCCTCAGATCGAGTTGGCCGAGAAGCTGGCCGAGCTGTCGGGGATTCCCGACGCCAAGGTCTTCTTCACGAACTCGGGGACCGAAGCCAACGACACGGCCATGCTGCTGGCCACCACCTACCGACGCTCCAACGAGGTGCTGGCGCTCCGCAACAGTTATCACGGCCGCTCGTTCGCGGCCGTTTCACTCACCGGCAACCGGTCCTGGTCGCCGACCAGCCTCGGTCCTCTCAACGTGACGTACGTGCACAGCGGCTATCGGTATCGAAGCCCCTTCGGTCACCTTCCGGACGAAGCGTTCACTGCCGCCTGCGTGGCCGACCTGCGCGATCTGCTGAACGTTGCCACCTCCGGGGATGTGGCATGCATGATCGCCGAGCCGATCCAGGGTGTGGGCGGTTTTGTCACGCCACCGGATGGGTTCTTCGGAGCGATGAAGGACGAACTGGACCGGCACGGGATTCTCTTCATCTCCGACGAGGTCCAGACAGGATGGGGGCGGACCGGCGAGAACTTCTGGGGCTACCAGGCACACGGCATCATTCCCGACATGATCACCTTCGCGAAGGGCGTCGGAAACGGGCTGGCCATCGGCGGAGTGATCGCGCGAGCCGAGATCATGGACTGTCTGAATGCCAACTCGATTTCGACGTTCGGGGGGAACCCGCTCGCCACGACGGGGGCGCTGGCCAACCTGAACTACCTGTTGGAACATGACTTGCAGACCAACGCCCTGAAGGTGGGCCAACATCTGCGGTCCCGTATCGATCACCTGGCCGACGGCTACGAGATCATCGGCGAGGTACGGGGGAAGGGCCTCATGATCGGCGTGGAACTCGTTCGTCCCGGCGGGACGGATCCACACCCGGGGGCAGCATCACACATCATGGAGGAAGCTCGGGCAGGAGGCCTGCTGATCGGCAAGGGCGGCCTGTTCGGCAACGTCCTGCGTATCGCGCCGCCTCTCTCCTTGACAGAGGAGGAGGCCGACGAGGGCTTTGACGTACTGAGCGACGCGGTTGCCACGACCGCATCCCTCTTCGAGAGAGGAGACAACTGA